In Tenacibaculum pacificus, a single window of DNA contains:
- the trxB gene encoding thioredoxin-disulfide reductase yields MAEKIKCLIIGSGPAGYTAAIYAARADMKPVMYTGMQMGGQLTTTTEVDNFPGYANGTDGTAMMNDLQKQAERFGTEVRFGMVTKVDLSTEVGGIHKVIVDESIEIEAETVIISTGATAKYLGLESEQRLIGGGVSACATCDGFFYKGQDVVVVGAGDTAAEEATYLANICNKVTLLVRKDYMRASKAMQHRVEKTQNIEVLYNTEIDEVLGDKVVEGVRAINNQTKDTTEIPVTGVFIAIGHKPNSDLFKGVLNMDEVGYLITEGKSTKTNLPGVFAAGDIQDKEYRQAVTAAGSGCMAALDAERYLGALE; encoded by the coding sequence ATGGCAGAAAAAATTAAATGTTTAATTATTGGTTCAGGACCAGCAGGATATACAGCTGCAATATACGCTGCAAGAGCAGATATGAAACCTGTTATGTATACAGGTATGCAAATGGGAGGGCAGTTAACAACAACAACTGAAGTTGATAACTTTCCTGGTTATGCAAATGGAACAGATGGAACTGCAATGATGAACGATTTACAAAAACAAGCAGAGCGTTTTGGCACTGAAGTTCGTTTTGGAATGGTTACAAAAGTTGATTTAAGTACCGAAGTAGGAGGTATTCATAAAGTAATTGTTGATGAATCTATTGAAATAGAAGCAGAAACAGTTATTATATCAACAGGAGCAACTGCTAAATATTTAGGCTTAGAAAGTGAACAACGTTTAATTGGTGGTGGAGTTTCGGCTTGTGCTACTTGTGATGGTTTTTTCTATAAAGGGCAAGATGTAGTAGTAGTAGGTGCTGGTGATACAGCTGCCGAAGAAGCAACTTATTTAGCTAATATTTGTAATAAAGTTACTTTATTAGTTAGAAAAGATTATATGAGAGCTTCTAAAGCAATGCAACATAGAGTTGAAAAAACTCAAAATATTGAGGTATTATATAATACTGAAATAGATGAGGTTTTAGGTGATAAAGTAGTTGAGGGTGTTCGTGCGATTAATAATCAAACAAAAGATACAACAGAAATTCCTGTAACAGGTGTTTTTATTGCTATTGGACACAAACCTAATTCTGATTTATTTAAAGGTGTTTTAAATATGGATGAAGTTGGGTATTTAATTACCGAAGGAAAATCGACTAAAACAAATTTACCAGGTGTTTTTGCCGCTGGTGATATTCAAGATAAAGAATACCGTCAAGCAGTAACAGCAGCAGGTTCAGGTTGTATGGCAGCTTTAGATGCTGAACGTTATTTAGGTGCTTTAGAATAA
- a CDS encoding M14 family metallopeptidase codes for MQITSNFDAGNIIVVSQQKNTTQLKIRKDTNSDFFQWFNFKITDAIIGNTYNFCIENANESAFPDGWDNYKTNASYDAKNWFRLQNTEYKNGKLYFSITPTQTEVSFAYFTPFTYQQHLDLVATASKSPLCTTTILGETINKKTIELLQFGTPSPDKKNIWIIARQHPGESMAEWFMNGIVNRFVLKDTTIDKLLTNCCFYLIPNMNIDGCIAGNLRVNTLGINYNRVWENPNKNTEPEVFYCKQKMQETGLDFLLDVHGDEAIPYSFVTSLQGIPSITDKILSEEIRFKNEWMAVTPEFQDTYKYKNSLPNQANLGVCSKQIGELFKTLSFTLEMPFKDNDAIPDLEKGWSAERSEVLGASFLTALEKFLSGKN; via the coding sequence ATGCAAATTACATCAAATTTTGATGCAGGTAATATTATAGTTGTATCACAGCAAAAAAACACAACACAATTAAAAATACGTAAAGACACTAATTCTGATTTTTTTCAGTGGTTTAATTTTAAAATTACCGATGCTATAATTGGCAACACTTATAATTTTTGTATTGAAAATGCGAACGAAAGTGCATTTCCTGATGGTTGGGACAACTATAAAACTAACGCTTCTTATGATGCTAAAAATTGGTTTCGTTTACAAAACACCGAATATAAAAACGGTAAACTTTATTTTAGTATTACACCTACACAAACCGAAGTGAGTTTTGCCTACTTTACTCCTTTTACTTATCAGCAACATCTTGATTTAGTAGCAACGGCCAGTAAAAGTCCTTTATGTACGACTACTATTTTAGGCGAAACAATCAATAAAAAAACTATTGAACTACTACAATTTGGAACACCTAGTCCCGATAAAAAAAACATCTGGATTATTGCACGTCAGCATCCTGGTGAAAGTATGGCAGAGTGGTTTATGAATGGAATTGTAAATCGTTTTGTTTTAAAAGATACAACTATTGATAAATTATTAACAAACTGTTGTTTTTATCTGATTCCAAACATGAATATTGATGGATGTATAGCAGGAAACTTACGAGTAAATACCTTAGGAATAAACTATAATCGTGTTTGGGAAAATCCTAATAAAAATACAGAACCTGAAGTTTTTTACTGCAAACAAAAAATGCAAGAAACTGGTTTAGATTTTTTATTAGATGTTCATGGTGATGAAGCTATTCCATATAGTTTTGTAACTAGTTTACAAGGAATCCCTAGTATTACTGATAAAATTTTATCCGAAGAAATTCGCTTTAAAAATGAATGGATGGCGGTAACTCCTGAATTTCAAGATACTTATAAATATAAAAACAGCTTACCAAATCAAGCAAATTTAGGTGTTTGCTCTAAACAAATCGGCGAACTTTTTAAAACATTGTCTTTTACCTTAGAAATGCCTTTTAAAGATAATGATGCTATTCCTGATTTAGAAAAAGGATGGTCGGCAGAGCGTTCGGAAGTTTTAGGAGCTTCTTTTTTAACAGCTTTAGAAAAATTTTTATCAGGAAAAAACTAA
- a CDS encoding peroxiredoxin, whose translation MSTIKLGDEAPNFTAQTTEGEINFHNWLGDNWGILFSHPADYTPVCTTELGTVAKYKAEFDKRNVKVAALSVDGLDSHNGWVKDINETQNTTVNFPIIADEDKKVAMLYDMIHPNADNQLTVRSVFVIGTDKKVKLTITYPASTGRNFDELLRVIDSLQLTANHKVATPANWNNGDDCVVVPAIATADIPAIFPKGYTEVKPYLRMTPQPNLD comes from the coding sequence ATGAGTACAATTAAATTAGGAGATGAAGCTCCAAACTTTACAGCACAAACAACAGAAGGAGAAATAAATTTCCATAATTGGCTTGGTGATAATTGGGGAATTTTATTTTCACACCCTGCAGATTATACTCCTGTATGTACTACTGAATTAGGTACTGTTGCAAAATATAAAGCAGAATTTGACAAAAGAAATGTTAAAGTAGCAGCTTTAAGTGTTGATGGACTTGATTCTCATAACGGATGGGTTAAAGATATTAACGAAACTCAAAATACGACTGTTAACTTTCCTATTATTGCTGATGAAGATAAAAAAGTAGCCATGTTATATGACATGATACATCCTAATGCAGATAATCAACTTACCGTTAGATCTGTATTTGTTATTGGAACAGATAAAAAAGTTAAATTAACGATTACCTACCCTGCTTCTACTGGTAGAAATTTTGATGAATTATTAAGAGTAATTGACTCGTTACAATTAACAGCAAACCATAAAGTTGCAACACCTGCAAACTGGAATAATGGTGATGATTGTGTAGTTGTACCAGCAATTGCAACTGCTGATATTCCTGCGATTTTTCCTAAAGGATACACAGAAGTTAAACCTTATTTAAGAATGACTCCACAACCAAATTTAGATTAA
- a CDS encoding acyl-CoA dehydrogenase family protein — protein sequence MADLLRGGQFLVKETKCEDVFTPEDFTEEQKMMKEAVSEFNDREIMPHKARFEAKDYALTEEVMRKAGELGFLGVSVPEAYGGLGMGFISTTLTCDYISSGTGSFSTAFGAHTGIGTMPITLYGTEAQKQKYVPKLATGEWFGAYCLTEPGAGSDANSGKTTATLSEDGTHYKLNGQKMWISNAGFCNIMIVFARIEDDKNITGFIVEYDKNNANGITLGEEEHKLGIRASSTRQVFYNDTIVPIENMLSARGNGFKIAMNALNIGRIKLAAACLDSQRRVTSIAVNYANERKQFKTAISEFGAIKMKLAEMATNAYVGESASYRAAKNIEDRIALREAEGNTHQEAELKGVEEYAIECSILKVAVSEDVQACADEGIQIFGGMGFSEETPMESAWRDARIARIYEGTNEINRLLSVGMLVKKAMKGHVDLLNPAMAVGEELLGIPSFDTPDYSELFSEEKQIVAKLKKVFLMVAGSAIQKFGTELEEHQQLLTAASNILIETYMAESAILRTEKNAKRFGEDSQKEQIAMSQLYLYNAVDIIIKNAKEGIVSFAEGDEQRMMLMGLKRFTKYANQPNVIGLRNMIAEKLKAENKYCF from the coding sequence ATGGCAGATTTATTAAGAGGAGGTCAATTTCTAGTAAAAGAAACAAAATGTGAAGATGTTTTTACTCCTGAAGATTTTACCGAAGAGCAAAAAATGATGAAAGAAGCGGTTAGTGAATTTAACGACCGTGAAATTATGCCTCATAAAGCTCGTTTTGAAGCAAAAGATTACGCCTTAACCGAAGAAGTTATGCGTAAAGCTGGAGAATTAGGTTTCTTAGGTGTTTCTGTTCCTGAAGCTTATGGCGGATTAGGAATGGGATTTATTTCTACCACGTTAACTTGTGATTATATTTCAAGCGGAACAGGTTCTTTTAGTACTGCTTTTGGTGCACACACAGGTATTGGAACTATGCCAATTACTTTGTACGGAACTGAAGCTCAAAAACAAAAATATGTTCCAAAATTAGCAACAGGAGAATGGTTTGGTGCTTACTGTTTAACAGAACCAGGTGCCGGATCTGATGCTAATTCAGGAAAAACTACTGCTACCCTATCGGAAGATGGAACGCATTATAAGTTAAACGGACAAAAAATGTGGATTTCAAACGCAGGTTTTTGTAACATTATGATTGTTTTTGCTCGTATCGAAGATGATAAAAATATTACTGGTTTTATTGTTGAATATGATAAAAACAATGCAAACGGAATTACTTTAGGTGAAGAAGAACACAAATTAGGAATTCGTGCTTCTTCTACTCGTCAAGTATTTTATAATGATACGATTGTGCCTATCGAAAATATGTTATCGGCAAGAGGAAATGGTTTTAAAATTGCCATGAATGCCTTAAATATTGGTCGTATTAAATTAGCCGCTGCTTGTTTAGATTCTCAAAGAAGAGTAACAAGTATTGCTGTAAACTACGCAAACGAGCGTAAACAATTTAAAACGGCTATTTCTGAATTTGGTGCTATCAAAATGAAATTAGCAGAAATGGCAACTAATGCATATGTAGGAGAATCTGCATCATACAGAGCTGCTAAAAACATTGAAGATAGAATTGCTTTACGTGAAGCTGAAGGAAACACACATCAAGAAGCTGAATTAAAAGGTGTTGAAGAATATGCTATTGAATGTTCTATTTTAAAAGTGGCTGTTTCTGAAGATGTACAAGCTTGTGCTGATGAAGGAATTCAAATTTTTGGAGGTATGGGATTCTCGGAAGAAACTCCTATGGAATCTGCTTGGAGAGATGCTCGTATCGCTCGTATTTATGAAGGAACAAACGAAATTAACAGATTACTTTCTGTTGGAATGTTAGTTAAAAAAGCAATGAAAGGTCATGTAGATTTATTAAACCCTGCGATGGCTGTTGGTGAAGAATTATTAGGTATTCCTTCTTTTGATACACCTGATTATTCTGAATTATTTTCTGAAGAAAAACAAATAGTTGCTAAATTAAAGAAAGTATTCTTGATGGTTGCAGGATCTGCAATTCAAAAATTTGGAACAGAATTAGAAGAACATCAACAATTGTTAACTGCTGCTTCTAATATTTTAATTGAAACTTATATGGCAGAATCTGCTATTTTAAGAACTGAAAAAAATGCAAAACGTTTTGGAGAAGATTCTCAAAAAGAACAAATTGCAATGTCTCAATTATATTTATATAATGCGGTAGATATTATCATCAAAAATGCTAAAGAAGGAATTGTTTCTTTTGCTGAAGGTGATGAACAACGTATGATGTTAATGGGATTAAAACGTTTTACAAAATATGCAAATCAGCCAAATGTAATTGGATTACGTAACATGATTGCTGAAAAATTAAAAGCAGAAAATAAATACTGCTTCTAA
- a CDS encoding acetyl-CoA C-acyltransferase — protein sequence MKTAYIVQGYRTAIGKSKRGAFRFKRADELAAETIEYLMEQLPDFDKTRIDDVIVGNAMPEGSQGLNMARLISLMGLKIDDIPGVTVNRFCSSGLETIGMAVAKIQSGMAECIIAGGAESMSSVPMTGFKPELNYDLVADGHADYYWGMGNTAEAVAEKYNISRKDQDEFALNSHLKALRAQAENRFQDQIVPIEVEETYVDENGKKATRKYTVTKDEGPRKGSNIAGLERLRPVFATNGSVTAGNSSQTSDGAAFVMVMSEEMVKELNIKPIARMVSYAAAGVPPRIMGIGPVAAIPKALKQAGLKQEDISLIELNEAFASQSLAVIRELGLDADIINVNGGAIALGHPLGCTGAKLSVQLFDEMRKRNMQGKYGMVTMCVGTGQGAAGIFEFLN from the coding sequence ATGAAAACAGCATATATAGTACAAGGATATAGAACCGCTATTGGAAAATCAAAAAGAGGTGCATTTCGCTTTAAAAGAGCCGATGAACTAGCTGCGGAAACCATTGAATATTTAATGGAACAGTTACCTGATTTTGATAAAACACGTATTGACGATGTAATTGTTGGTAACGCAATGCCTGAAGGATCACAAGGTTTAAACATGGCACGTTTAATTTCTTTAATGGGATTAAAAATTGATGACATTCCTGGAGTAACCGTAAATCGTTTTTGTTCATCAGGATTAGAAACAATTGGTATGGCAGTAGCTAAAATACAGTCAGGAATGGCAGAATGTATTATTGCTGGTGGTGCTGAAAGTATGAGTTCTGTACCTATGACAGGATTTAAACCAGAATTAAATTACGATTTAGTTGCTGACGGTCATGCAGATTATTATTGGGGAATGGGAAATACTGCGGAAGCGGTTGCTGAAAAGTATAATATTTCTCGTAAAGATCAAGATGAATTTGCTTTAAACTCACATTTAAAAGCTTTAAGAGCACAAGCTGAAAATCGTTTTCAAGATCAAATAGTTCCTATTGAAGTTGAAGAAACTTATGTAGATGAAAACGGAAAAAAAGCTACAAGAAAATATACAGTAACAAAAGATGAAGGACCTCGTAAAGGATCTAACATTGCTGGTTTAGAACGTTTACGTCCTGTATTTGCTACAAACGGAAGTGTAACTGCTGGTAACTCATCACAAACAAGTGATGGTGCTGCCTTTGTTATGGTGATGAGCGAAGAAATGGTAAAAGAATTAAACATCAAACCAATTGCTCGTATGGTAAGTTATGCCGCTGCTGGTGTACCTCCTAGAATTATGGGAATTGGTCCAGTTGCTGCAATTCCAAAAGCATTAAAACAAGCAGGATTAAAACAAGAAGATATTAGCTTAATTGAGTTAAACGAAGCTTTTGCTTCACAATCTTTAGCAGTAATTCGTGAATTAGGATTAGATGCAGACATCATAAACGTAAATGGTGGTGCAATTGCATTAGGACATCCGTTAGGTTGTACAGGTGCTAAATTATCTGTTCAATTATTCGATGAAATGCGCAAGCGTAATATGCAAGGAAAATACGGTATGGTAACTATGTGCGTAGGTACGGGACAAGGTGCTGCAGGTATTTTCGAATTCTTAAACTAA
- a CDS encoding 3-hydroxyacyl-CoA dehydrogenase/enoyl-CoA hydratase family protein has translation MTRRIKKVAIIGSGIMGSGIVRHFANIGVEVLLLDIVPRELNDKEKAKGLTLEDKAVRNRLVNDALSASLKSKPSPIYSQKFAERITTGNLDDDISKVADVDWIMEVVVERLDIKKIVFEKLEKYRTPGTIISSNTSGIPIKFMNEGRSEDFQQHFAVTHFFNPPRYLKLFEVVPGPDCKQEVTDFLMDYGSKFLGKTSVLAKDTPAFIGNRIGIFGIQSLFHQVKELGLTVEEVDKLTGPVIGRPKSATFRTVDVVGLDTLVHVANGIYENCPNDEAHDLFKLPDFIDTMMENKWLGSKTKQGFYKKVVNAEGKKEILTLDLETMEYRSKKRAKFATLELTKTIDKPIDRFKVLVGGKDKAGEFYRKNFAAMFAYVQNRIPEISDELYKIDDAMKAGFGWENGPFEIWDAVGVQEGIELMKAEGKEPATWITEMLANGQTSFYTIKEGATYFYDVPSKTQTKKPGQDSFIILDNIRKTNEVFKNSGVVIEDLGDGILNCEFQSKMNTIGGDVLAGLNKAIDLAEKDFQGLVVGNQGANFSVGANIGMIFMMAVEQEYDELNMAIKYFQDTMMRMRYSSIPTISAPHGMALGGGCELSLHADKVVATAETYMGLVEFGVGVIPGGGGSKEMALRASDTFRTGDVQLNVLQEYFLTIGMAKVSTSAYEAYDLGLLQKGKDVVVVNRDRQIAEAKKHAILMAEAGYTQPTSRKDVLVLGKQALGAFMVATDSMYASRFISEHDQKIANKLAYVMAGGDLSEPTKVSEQYLLNLEREAFLSLTTERKTLERIQHMLKTGKPLRN, from the coding sequence ATGACTAGAAGAATTAAAAAAGTAGCAATTATCGGTTCGGGTATTATGGGAAGTGGTATTGTACGTCATTTTGCAAACATTGGCGTTGAAGTCTTATTATTAGACATTGTTCCTAGAGAACTAAACGACAAAGAAAAAGCAAAAGGACTAACGTTAGAAGATAAAGCTGTTCGTAATCGTTTGGTTAATGACGCTTTAAGTGCTTCTTTAAAATCGAAACCATCGCCAATTTATTCTCAAAAATTCGCCGAAAGAATTACCACTGGTAATTTAGATGACGATATTTCAAAGGTTGCCGATGTAGATTGGATTATGGAAGTTGTTGTTGAGCGATTAGATATTAAAAAAATCGTTTTTGAAAAACTAGAAAAATACCGTACTCCTGGTACTATTATTTCTTCAAACACTTCTGGTATTCCTATCAAGTTTATGAACGAAGGAAGAAGCGAAGATTTTCAACAACATTTTGCTGTAACTCACTTTTTTAATCCTCCACGTTATTTAAAATTATTTGAAGTTGTTCCTGGTCCTGATTGTAAACAAGAAGTTACTGATTTCTTAATGGATTATGGTTCTAAATTTTTAGGAAAAACTTCAGTTTTAGCTAAAGATACTCCTGCTTTTATTGGAAATAGAATTGGAATCTTCGGAATTCAATCTTTATTTCATCAAGTAAAAGAATTAGGTTTAACCGTTGAAGAGGTTGATAAATTAACAGGTCCTGTAATTGGTCGTCCAAAATCGGCAACTTTTAGAACTGTTGATGTTGTTGGTTTAGATACTTTAGTACACGTTGCAAACGGTATTTACGAAAACTGCCCAAACGACGAAGCACACGATTTATTTAAACTACCTGATTTCATCGATACAATGATGGAAAATAAATGGTTAGGAAGTAAAACTAAACAAGGTTTTTATAAAAAAGTTGTAAACGCTGAAGGGAAAAAAGAAATTTTGACCTTAGATTTAGAAACGATGGAATATCGTTCTAAAAAACGTGCAAAATTTGCTACTTTAGAATTAACAAAAACAATAGACAAACCAATTGACAGATTTAAAGTGTTAGTTGGCGGAAAAGATAAAGCGGGAGAATTTTACCGTAAAAACTTCGCAGCAATGTTTGCGTATGTTCAAAATAGAATTCCAGAAATTTCTGATGAATTATATAAAATTGACGATGCTATGAAAGCAGGTTTCGGTTGGGAAAATGGTCCTTTCGAAATTTGGGATGCCGTAGGTGTTCAAGAAGGTATCGAATTAATGAAAGCAGAAGGTAAAGAACCTGCTACTTGGATTACTGAAATGTTAGCAAATGGTCAAACCTCTTTTTATACTATTAAAGAAGGCGCTACTTATTTTTATGATGTTCCAAGTAAAACTCAAACTAAAAAACCAGGTCAAGATTCATTTATCATTTTAGATAATATCAGAAAAACAAACGAAGTATTTAAAAACTCAGGGGTTGTTATTGAAGATTTAGGTGATGGAATTTTAAATTGTGAATTTCAATCTAAAATGAACACTATTGGTGGTGATGTTTTAGCAGGATTAAACAAAGCAATTGATTTAGCTGAAAAAGATTTTCAAGGATTAGTAGTTGGTAACCAAGGCGCAAATTTTTCGGTTGGAGCAAATATTGGAATGATATTTATGATGGCTGTTGAACAAGAATATGACGAATTAAATATGGCTATCAAGTATTTTCAAGATACCATGATGCGTATGCGTTATTCTTCAATTCCTACAATTTCAGCTCCTCACGGTATGGCTTTAGGTGGTGGATGTGAATTATCATTACATGCTGATAAAGTTGTTGCCACTGCTGAAACCTATATGGGATTAGTCGAGTTTGGTGTTGGAGTTATCCCTGGAGGTGGTGGTTCTAAAGAAATGGCTTTACGTGCCTCAGATACTTTCCGTACAGGAGATGTTCAGTTGAACGTATTGCAAGAATATTTCTTAACTATTGGTATGGCAAAAGTAAGTACCTCAGCTTACGAAGCATACGATTTAGGTTTATTACAAAAAGGAAAAGATGTTGTTGTTGTAAACAGAGATCGTCAAATTGCCGAAGCTAAAAAACACGCCATATTAATGGCTGAAGCTGGTTATACACAACCAACTTCTCGTAAAGATGTTTTAGTTTTAGGTAAACAAGCCTTAGGTGCTTTTATGGTTGCTACTGATTCTATGTATGCAAGTAGATTTATATCAGAACACGATCAGAAAATTGCAAACAAGTTAGCCTACGTAATGGCTGGTGGAGATTTATCAGAACCAACAAAAGTTTCTGAACAGTATTTATTAAACCTCGAACGTGAAGCCTTTTTAAGTTTAACAACAGAACGTAAAACGTTAGAACGTATTCAACATATGTTGAAAACAGGAAAACCATTACGTAACTAA
- a CDS encoding MarR family winged helix-turn-helix transcriptional regulator, with amino-acid sequence MDKNKSIDHQLRATWQAVAKMYNEQAAKHDSTMSTAFVLLNIDFETGTPSTALGPLMGMEPTSLSRLLKTMEDKEIIYREKNPNDGRSVIIKLTDYGKEMREISKGHVYQFNNEVKKHLTEEELNLFFKVTTTINKLITEKMVY; translated from the coding sequence ATGGATAAAAATAAATCAATAGATCATCAACTAAGAGCCACTTGGCAAGCTGTTGCAAAAATGTACAACGAACAAGCTGCAAAGCATGATAGTACAATGTCAACTGCTTTTGTTTTGTTGAATATCGATTTCGAAACAGGAACTCCTTCAACCGCATTAGGTCCACTAATGGGAATGGAACCAACGAGTCTTTCTCGTTTACTAAAAACAATGGAAGACAAAGAAATTATATACAGAGAAAAAAACCCAAATGATGGCAGAAGCGTAATCATTAAACTTACTGATTATGGTAAAGAAATGCGTGAAATTTCAAAAGGACATGTATATCAATTTAATAATGAAGTAAAAAAACACCTTACAGAAGAAGAGTTAAATCTTTTTTTTAAAGTAACAACAACCATAAACAAACTTATTACAGAAAAGATGGTATATTGA
- a CDS encoding ABC transporter ATP-binding protein: MSNLLEIKNVVKRYGDYTALNDVSLSIPKGSVFGLLGPNGAGKTSLIRIINQITVPDSGEVILDGEKLAPHHIEYIGYLPEERGLYKSMKVGEQALYLAQLKGMTKSEAKKRLKYWFDKFEITTWWDKKLEELSKGMAQKVQFIVTVLHQPKLLIFDEPFSGFDPINAQLIAKEILQLRDEGATIIFSTHRMESVEEMCDEIALIHKSNKILDGKLDDIKRQFRTNTFQVGLNTVNPNEVSSKLKENFKVFPADFKLLNDGLKLKVQLTQGNSANDLLSFLTTQGQVQHFVELIPSANDIFIESIRKNS, from the coding sequence ATGAGTAATTTATTAGAAATTAAAAATGTAGTAAAACGTTATGGCGATTATACTGCATTAAACGATGTTTCACTATCAATACCTAAAGGAAGTGTTTTTGGTTTACTTGGACCTAACGGAGCAGGAAAAACATCTTTGATTAGAATTATAAATCAAATAACCGTACCTGATAGTGGTGAAGTTATTTTAGATGGCGAAAAATTAGCACCACATCATATAGAATACATTGGATATTTACCTGAAGAAAGAGGTTTGTATAAATCGATGAAAGTAGGTGAACAAGCTTTGTACTTGGCTCAGTTGAAAGGAATGACTAAATCCGAAGCAAAAAAACGCCTTAAATATTGGTTCGATAAATTTGAAATAACTACTTGGTGGGATAAAAAATTAGAAGAGCTATCAAAAGGAATGGCGCAAAAAGTACAATTTATTGTTACGGTTTTACATCAGCCTAAATTATTAATTTTTGATGAGCCTTTTTCTGGTTTCGATCCAATTAACGCACAATTAATCGCCAAAGAAATTTTACAATTGCGAGATGAAGGCGCTACGATTATTTTTTCAACCCACAGAATGGAATCGGTAGAAGAAATGTGTGATGAAATTGCATTGATTCATAAATCGAATAAAATATTAGACGGTAAATTAGATGATATCAAACGTCAGTTTAGAACAAATACGTTTCAAGTAGGTTTAAATACAGTAAATCCGAATGAAGTATCATCAAAATTAAAAGAAAATTTTAAGGTTTTTCCTGCGGATTTTAAATTGTTAAATGATGGTTTAAAATTAAAAGTACAATTAACCCAAGGAAATTCTGCAAACGATTTGTTATCATTTTTAACCACCCAAGGACAGGTGCAACATTTTGTAGAATTAATACCAAGTGCTAACGATATTTTTATTGAGTCAATACGTAAAAACAGCTAA
- a CDS encoding ABC transporter permease, whose amino-acid sequence MNKLKLIIAREFKAKVKNKSFIMMTFLSPLIMIAMMALVVFLMKQNDQKIKEIVYVDNSGVFSKDNFKDTETIKYQDFTKLGIEETKKKVEEGNHFGVLFIPKQDSLELLAKSVEFYSKDTPGLTTIENIERNVNTHLRNLKMKELGIDLEKIKATKISSDIKMYNFSGEKSSKMINNMKIGVGTIAGYLLMMFMILYGTSVMRSVIEEKTSRIVEVIVSSVKPFQLMLGKIIGNGAAGLLQFFIWGILLLIGVVGVSLFIGIDTSQVFSQDIDVDQVAKMQELMGNKAGLFLEIRKLPWFTLFFLFIFYFLGGYMLYSSLFAAVGAAVDNETDTQQFMMPIMLPLMLAVYVGAFTVINDPHGPVSIIFSYIPLTSPIVMLMRVPFGVAWWEIALSMLLLVLTFIVIVWIAAKIYRVGILMYGKKPTYKDLWKWIRYNG is encoded by the coding sequence ATGAACAAGTTAAAATTAATTATAGCACGAGAATTTAAAGCTAAAGTTAAAAATAAATCGTTTATTATGATGACTTTTTTAAGTCCTCTAATAATGATTGCTATGATGGCATTGGTTGTTTTTTTGATGAAACAAAATGATCAGAAAATTAAAGAAATTGTTTATGTAGATAATTCAGGTGTTTTTTCTAAAGATAATTTTAAAGATACTGAAACCATAAAATATCAAGATTTTACAAAATTAGGTATAGAAGAAACTAAAAAGAAAGTTGAAGAAGGAAATCATTTTGGGGTTTTATTTATACCCAAGCAAGATAGTTTAGAATTATTAGCAAAATCTGTTGAATTTTACTCAAAAGATACACCAGGTTTAACTACTATAGAAAACATAGAACGCAACGTAAATACCCATTTACGTAATTTAAAAATGAAGGAATTAGGCATCGATTTAGAAAAAATTAAAGCCACAAAAATTTCTTCGGATATAAAAATGTATAATTTTTCTGGTGAAAAATCTTCAAAAATGATTAACAATATGAAGATTGGAGTAGGAACGATTGCAGGATATTTGCTGATGATGTTTATGATTTTGTACGGAACATCGGTTATGCGTAGTGTTATCGAAGAAAAAACAAGTAGAATTGTTGAGGTTATTGTTTCATCAGTAAAACCATTTCAATTAATGTTGGGTAAAATTATCGGAAACGGAGCTGCTGGATTATTACAGTTTTTTATCTGGGGAATTTTATTATTAATAGGTGTTGTTGGGGTTTCTTTATTTATCGGAATTGATACTTCACAAGTTTTTTCACAAGATATTGATGTTGATCAAGTGGCAAAAATGCAAGAATTAATGGGGAATAAAGCCGGGTTATTTTTAGAAATTAGAAAATTACCTTGGTTTACTTTATTTTTCTTATTCATATTTTATTTCTTAGGAGGCTATATGTTGTATAGTTCATTATTTGCTGCAGTTGGTGCTGCAGTTGATAACGAAACAGATACACAACAATTTATGATGCCAATAATGCTACCGTTAATGTTAGCGGTTTATGTTGGTGCATTTACGGTAATTAACGACCCACATGGACCTGTGTCTATTATTTTTTCATATATCCCTTTAACATCGCCAATAGTTATGTTAATGCGTGTGCCATTCGGAGTTGCTTGGTGGGAAATTGCTTTATCAATGTTATTATTAGTACTTACTTTTATTGTGATTGTTTGGATTGCTGCAAAAATTTACAGAGTAGGTATTTTAATGTATGGTAAAAAACCAACCTATAAAGATTTATGGAAGTGGATTCGTTATAATGGGTAA